A genomic stretch from Dermochelys coriacea isolate rDerCor1 chromosome 24, rDerCor1.pri.v4, whole genome shotgun sequence includes:
- the LOC119848048 gene encoding immunoglobulin alpha-2 heavy chain-like isoform X2 produces the protein MQRNSTRYSVASLTHPSSIYHHSTSSSETFLTGHNQDTVPSHCSSALGISLWTSVSGFCSTFLMKMIFAEYLVLSSLVLGVQLFLYQTQRIQFVQVSGTAKIHCFSTENLKRESSMFWYLRREGEKPTCIKRCLDDQNVSKFACKHKTYRSTLEIRNVQKTDSGIYYCAYKYSSYLIFGNGSTLIVGDSYTNSSWVMLLVPFPRGSQVTGTANLACVIHGVSSPVHVSWSVSGELQEQGLTRSLKARDGSLTLINHISVPMDTWTSGKNFTCEVKFNSSGNTVKKSTRYSVVPASDCSHYIVPLAAGTGLLLLVMSLSLVWTLCPSTLGFQPRVSAPPASEEHQGGILYAHLDFNSRNRNGHTIQRSARGKV, from the exons ATGCAGAGAAATTCTACAAGATATTCTGTAGCCTCTTTAACCCACCCCTCTAGTATCTATCACCACAGCACATCCTCCTCGGAGACGTTCCTCACTGGACATAACCAAGACACTGTACCCAGTCACTGCAGCAGTGCACTGGGCATCAGCCTTTGGACTAGTGTGTCAGGATTTTGTtctacttttttaatgaaaatgatcTTTGCCGAGTATCTGGTTTTATCTTCCTTAG TGCTAGGAGTGCAGTTATTTCTGTACCAGACTCAGCGGATCCAGTTTGTTCAAGTTAGTGGCACCGCCAAGATCCactgtttttccacagaaaacttGAAAAGAGAAAGTAGCATGTTTTGGTATTtgagaagagaaggagagaaaccCACCTGCATTAAGCGCTGTTTGGATGATCAAAATGTAAGTAAATTTGCTTGCAAACATAAGACGTACCGCTCGACACTGGAAATCCGCAATGTCCAAAAGACTGATTCTGGCATTTACTACTGTGCATATAAATACAGCAGCTACCTGATCTTCGGTAATGGATCCACGCTGATTGTTGGAG ACAGTTATACCAACAGCAGCTGGGTGATGCTTCTAGTCCCATTTCCACGTGGCAGTCAAGTCACTGGGACAGCGAATCTGGCCTGTGTGATCCATGGAGTGTCTAGCCCAGTCCATGTTTCCTGGAGTGTttctggggagctgcaggaacagGGGCTGACGCGTTCATTGAAAGCAAGGGATGGATCTTTAACACTCATAAATCACATCAGTGTCCCCATGGACACCTGGACCAGTGGGAAGAATTTCACCTGTGAAGTCAAATTCAACTCTTCCGGCAACACTGTGAAGAAAAGTACCAGGTATTCTGTAG TCCCTGCCAGCGACTGTTCACATTACATTGTGCCCCTTGCAGCTGGTACTGGTCTGCTCCTGCTGGTCATGTCTCTGAGCCTCGTCTGGACCCTCTGCCCTTCCACGCTAG gattccagcccagggtctcAGCACCCCCAGCTTCCGAGGAGCACCAG GGTGGAATCTTATACGCTCATCTGGATTTCAATTCGCGGAATCGCAACGGGCACACAATACAGCGATCGGCCAGAGGGAAAGTGTAA
- the LOC119848048 gene encoding immunoglobulin alpha-2 heavy chain-like isoform X3 — MQRNSTRYSVASLTHPSSIYHHSTSSSETFLTGHNQDTVPSHCSSALGISLWTSVSGFCSTFLMKMIFAEYLVLSSLVLGVQLFLYQTQRIQFVQVSGTAKIHCFSTENLKRESSMFWYLRREGEKPTCIKRCLDDQNVSKFACKHKTYRSTLEIRNVQKTDSGIYYCAYKYSSYLIFGNGSTLIVGDSYTNSSWVMLLVPFPRGSQVTGTANLACVIHGVSSPVHVSWSVSGELQEQGLTRSLKARDGSLTLINHISVPMDTWTSGKNFTCEVKFNSSGNTVKKSTRYSVGFQPRVSAPPASEEHQGGILYAHLDFNSRNRNGHTIQRSARGKV, encoded by the exons ATGCAGAGAAATTCTACAAGATATTCTGTAGCCTCTTTAACCCACCCCTCTAGTATCTATCACCACAGCACATCCTCCTCGGAGACGTTCCTCACTGGACATAACCAAGACACTGTACCCAGTCACTGCAGCAGTGCACTGGGCATCAGCCTTTGGACTAGTGTGTCAGGATTTTGTtctacttttttaatgaaaatgatcTTTGCCGAGTATCTGGTTTTATCTTCCTTAG TGCTAGGAGTGCAGTTATTTCTGTACCAGACTCAGCGGATCCAGTTTGTTCAAGTTAGTGGCACCGCCAAGATCCactgtttttccacagaaaacttGAAAAGAGAAAGTAGCATGTTTTGGTATTtgagaagagaaggagagaaaccCACCTGCATTAAGCGCTGTTTGGATGATCAAAATGTAAGTAAATTTGCTTGCAAACATAAGACGTACCGCTCGACACTGGAAATCCGCAATGTCCAAAAGACTGATTCTGGCATTTACTACTGTGCATATAAATACAGCAGCTACCTGATCTTCGGTAATGGATCCACGCTGATTGTTGGAG ACAGTTATACCAACAGCAGCTGGGTGATGCTTCTAGTCCCATTTCCACGTGGCAGTCAAGTCACTGGGACAGCGAATCTGGCCTGTGTGATCCATGGAGTGTCTAGCCCAGTCCATGTTTCCTGGAGTGTttctggggagctgcaggaacagGGGCTGACGCGTTCATTGAAAGCAAGGGATGGATCTTTAACACTCATAAATCACATCAGTGTCCCCATGGACACCTGGACCAGTGGGAAGAATTTCACCTGTGAAGTCAAATTCAACTCTTCCGGCAACACTGTGAAGAAAAGTACCAGGTATTCTGTAG gattccagcccagggtctcAGCACCCCCAGCTTCCGAGGAGCACCAG GGTGGAATCTTATACGCTCATCTGGATTTCAATTCGCGGAATCGCAACGGGCACACAATACAGCGATCGGCCAGAGGGAAAGTGTAA
- the LOC119848048 gene encoding immunoglobulin alpha-2 heavy chain-like isoform X1 — MQRNSTRYSVASLTHPSSIYHHSTSSSETFLTGHNQDTVPSHCSSALGISLWTSVSGFCSTFLMKMIFAEYLVLSSLVLGVQLFLYQTQRIQFVQVSGTAKIHCFSTENLKRESSMFWYLRREGEKPTCIKRCLDDQNVSKFACKHKTYRSTLEIRNVQKTDSGIYYCAYKYSSYLIFGNGSTLIVGDSYTNSSWVMLLVPFPRGSQVTGTANLACVIHGVSSPVHVSWSVSGELQEQGLTRSLKARDGSLTLINHISVPMDTWTSGKNFTCEVKFNSSGNTVKKSTRYSVVPASDCSHYIVPLAAGTGLLLLVMSLSLVWTLCPSTLGNKPSPVQTLSRREKSCSPACYWGLQLSRPTHEHAANVTTASTDFRMFCFLNLEFPVSGERLCSP, encoded by the exons ATGCAGAGAAATTCTACAAGATATTCTGTAGCCTCTTTAACCCACCCCTCTAGTATCTATCACCACAGCACATCCTCCTCGGAGACGTTCCTCACTGGACATAACCAAGACACTGTACCCAGTCACTGCAGCAGTGCACTGGGCATCAGCCTTTGGACTAGTGTGTCAGGATTTTGTtctacttttttaatgaaaatgatcTTTGCCGAGTATCTGGTTTTATCTTCCTTAG TGCTAGGAGTGCAGTTATTTCTGTACCAGACTCAGCGGATCCAGTTTGTTCAAGTTAGTGGCACCGCCAAGATCCactgtttttccacagaaaacttGAAAAGAGAAAGTAGCATGTTTTGGTATTtgagaagagaaggagagaaaccCACCTGCATTAAGCGCTGTTTGGATGATCAAAATGTAAGTAAATTTGCTTGCAAACATAAGACGTACCGCTCGACACTGGAAATCCGCAATGTCCAAAAGACTGATTCTGGCATTTACTACTGTGCATATAAATACAGCAGCTACCTGATCTTCGGTAATGGATCCACGCTGATTGTTGGAG ACAGTTATACCAACAGCAGCTGGGTGATGCTTCTAGTCCCATTTCCACGTGGCAGTCAAGTCACTGGGACAGCGAATCTGGCCTGTGTGATCCATGGAGTGTCTAGCCCAGTCCATGTTTCCTGGAGTGTttctggggagctgcaggaacagGGGCTGACGCGTTCATTGAAAGCAAGGGATGGATCTTTAACACTCATAAATCACATCAGTGTCCCCATGGACACCTGGACCAGTGGGAAGAATTTCACCTGTGAAGTCAAATTCAACTCTTCCGGCAACACTGTGAAGAAAAGTACCAGGTATTCTGTAG TCCCTGCCAGCGACTGTTCACATTACATTGTGCCCCTTGCAGCTGGTACTGGTCTGCTCCTGCTGGTCATGTCTCTGAGCCTCGTCTGGACCCTCTGCCCTTCCACGCTAGGTAATAAACCCAGCCCAGTCCAGACACTCTCCCGCAGAGAGAAATCCTGCTCCCCTGCTTGCTACTGGGGACTGCAACTGTCCCGTCCAACACACGAACACGCTGCAAATGTCACAACTGCCAGCACTgatttcagaatgttttgttttctgaatctTGAATTTCCTGTGTCAGGAGAACGGCTTTGTTCTCCGTGA
- the LOC119847819 gene encoding immunoglobulin alpha-2 heavy chain-like isoform X2, whose translation MQRNSTRNGVPSVESLTHPCSIYQHSTSSSEAFLTGNDQDAVPRHCSSALGISLWTSVSGFCSTFLMKMIFAEYLVLSSLVLGVQLFLYQTQRIQFVQVSGTAKIHCSSKEKLEGSSMFWYLRREGEKPTCIKRCLADQNVSKFACKHETHSSTLEIRNIQKTESGIYYCAYKYSSYLLFGNGSTLIVGDSYTKSSWVMLLVPFSRDIQVTGTANLACVIHGVSSPVHVSWSVSGELQEQELMRSLKAKDGSLTLINHISVPMDTWISGKNFTCEVKFNASGSSVKKTTRYPGAPASECSHYIVCLAAVAGLLLLLVSLSLVWTLCPSTLGFQPRVSAPPASEEHQVRLFANCLCLKQCVCLRHF comes from the exons ATGCAGAGAAATTCTACAAGAAATGGTGTACCCTCTGTAGAATCTTTAACCCACCCATGTAGTATCTATCAACACAGCACATCCTCCTCAGAGGCGTTCCTCACTGGAAATGATCAAGACGCTGTACCCCGTCACTGCAGCAGTGCACTGGGCATCAGCCTTTGGACTAGTGTGTCAGGATTTTGTtctacttttttaatgaaaatgatcTTTGCCGAGTATCTGGTTTTATCTTCCTTAG TGCTAGGAGTGCAGTTATTTCTGTACCAGACTCAGCGGATCCAGTTTGTTCAAGTTAGTGGCACCGCCAAGATCCACTGTTCTTCCAAAGAAAAATTGGAAGGAAGTAGCATGTTTTGGTATTtgagaagagaaggagagaaaccCACATGCATTAAGCGCTGTTTGGCTGATCAAAATGTAAGTAAATTTGCTTGCAAACACGAGACGCACAGCTCAACACTAGAAATCCGCAATATCCAAAAGACTGAGTCTGGCATTTACTACTGTGCATATAAATACAGCAGCTACCTGCTTTTTGGGAATGGATCCACGCTGATTGTTGGAG ACAGTTATACCAAGAGCAGCTGGGTGATGCTTCTAGTCCCATTTTCACGTGACATTCAAGTCACTGGGACAGCGAATCTGGCTTGTGTGATCCATGGAGTGTCCAGCCCAGTCCATGTTTCCTGGAGTGTttctggggagctgcaggaacagGAGCTGATGCGCTCATTGAAAGCAAAGGATGGATCTTTAACACTCATAAATCACATCAGCGTCCCCATGGACACCTGGATCAGTGGGAAGAATTTCACCTGTGAAGTCAAATTCAACGCTTCAGGCAGCAGTGTGAAGAAAACTACCAGGTATCCTGGAG cccctgccagcgaGTGCTCACATTACATTGTGTGTCTTGCGGCTGTTGCTGGTCTGCTGCTGTTGTTGGTGTCTCTGAGCCTCGTCTGGACCCTCTGCCCTTCCACGCTAG gattccagcccagggtctcAGCACCCCCAGCTTCCGAGGAGCACCAGGTACGGCTCTTTGCAAACTGTCTCTGTCTAAAGCAATGTGTCTGTCTCAGGCATTTCTAA
- the LOC119847819 gene encoding immunoglobulin alpha-2 heavy chain-like isoform X1 — MQRNSTRNGVPSVESLTHPCSIYQHSTSSSEAFLTGNDQDAVPRHCSSALGISLWTSVSGFCSTFLMKMIFAEYLVLSSLVLGVQLFLYQTQRIQFVQVSGTAKIHCSSKEKLEGSSMFWYLRREGEKPTCIKRCLADQNVSKFACKHETHSSTLEIRNIQKTESGIYYCAYKYSSYLLFGNGSTLIVGDSYTKSSWVMLLVPFSRDIQVTGTANLACVIHGVSSPVHVSWSVSGELQEQELMRSLKAKDGSLTLINHISVPMDTWISGKNFTCEVKFNASGSSVKKTTRYPGAPASECSHYIVCLAAVAGLLLLLVSLSLVWTLCPSTLGFQPRVSAPPASEEHQGGILYAHLDFDSRNRNGRTMQRLARGKSVKP, encoded by the exons ATGCAGAGAAATTCTACAAGAAATGGTGTACCCTCTGTAGAATCTTTAACCCACCCATGTAGTATCTATCAACACAGCACATCCTCCTCAGAGGCGTTCCTCACTGGAAATGATCAAGACGCTGTACCCCGTCACTGCAGCAGTGCACTGGGCATCAGCCTTTGGACTAGTGTGTCAGGATTTTGTtctacttttttaatgaaaatgatcTTTGCCGAGTATCTGGTTTTATCTTCCTTAG TGCTAGGAGTGCAGTTATTTCTGTACCAGACTCAGCGGATCCAGTTTGTTCAAGTTAGTGGCACCGCCAAGATCCACTGTTCTTCCAAAGAAAAATTGGAAGGAAGTAGCATGTTTTGGTATTtgagaagagaaggagagaaaccCACATGCATTAAGCGCTGTTTGGCTGATCAAAATGTAAGTAAATTTGCTTGCAAACACGAGACGCACAGCTCAACACTAGAAATCCGCAATATCCAAAAGACTGAGTCTGGCATTTACTACTGTGCATATAAATACAGCAGCTACCTGCTTTTTGGGAATGGATCCACGCTGATTGTTGGAG ACAGTTATACCAAGAGCAGCTGGGTGATGCTTCTAGTCCCATTTTCACGTGACATTCAAGTCACTGGGACAGCGAATCTGGCTTGTGTGATCCATGGAGTGTCCAGCCCAGTCCATGTTTCCTGGAGTGTttctggggagctgcaggaacagGAGCTGATGCGCTCATTGAAAGCAAAGGATGGATCTTTAACACTCATAAATCACATCAGCGTCCCCATGGACACCTGGATCAGTGGGAAGAATTTCACCTGTGAAGTCAAATTCAACGCTTCAGGCAGCAGTGTGAAGAAAACTACCAGGTATCCTGGAG cccctgccagcgaGTGCTCACATTACATTGTGTGTCTTGCGGCTGTTGCTGGTCTGCTGCTGTTGTTGGTGTCTCTGAGCCTCGTCTGGACCCTCTGCCCTTCCACGCTAG gattccagcccagggtctcAGCACCCCCAGCTTCCGAGGAGCACCAG GGTGGAATCTTATACGCTCATCTGGATTTTGATTCACGGAATCGCAACGGGCGCACGATGCAGCGATTGGCCAGAGGGAAAAGCGTAAAACCTTGA
- the LOC119847820 gene encoding uncharacterized protein LOC119847820 encodes MNMIFAKYLVLSSLVLGVQLFLYQTQRIQFVEVNDTAKIHCSSKENLEGGSRIFWYLRREGETPTCIKSCLDNQNVSKFACKHERRSSTLEISNIEKTESGIYYCAYKYSSYLLFGNGSTLIVGDSYTNSSWVMLLVPFPHGSQVTGAANLACVIHGVSSPVYVSWSVSGELQEQGLMRSLKAKDGSLTLINHISVPMDTWISGKNFTCEVKFNSSGNTVKKSTRYSVAPASECSYYIVCLAAVAGLLLLLVSLSLVWTLCRSTLGLKPRISAPPASEEHQGGILYAQLDLDSRNRNGRTMQRSAKGKRVKA; translated from the exons ATGAACATGATCTTTGCCAAGTATCTGGTTTTATCTTCCTTAG TGCTAGGAGTGCAGTTATTTCTGTACCAGACTCAGCGGATCCAGTTTGTTGAAGTTAATGACACTGCAAAGATCCACTGTTCTTCCAAAGAAAACTTGGAAGGAGGAAGTAGAATATTTTGGTATTTGAGAAGAGAAGGCGAGACACCCACATGTATTAAGAGCTGTTTGGATAATCAAAATGTAAGTAAATTTGCTTGCAAACATGAGAGACGCAGCTCAACACTGGAAATCAGCAACATCGAAAAGACTGAGTCTGGCATTTACTACTGTGCATATAAATACAGCAGCTACCTGCTTTTCGGGAATGGATCCACACTGATTGTTGGAG ACAGTTATACCAACAGTAGCTGGGTGATGCTTCTGGTCCCATTTCCACATGGCAGTCAAGTCACTGGGGCAGCGAATCTGGCTTGTGTGATCCATGGAGTGTCCAGCCCAGTCTATGTTTCCTGGAGTGTTTcgggggagctgcaggaacagGGGCTGATGCGCTCATTGAAAGCAAAGGATGGATCTTTAACGCTCATAAATCACATCAGCGTCCCCATGGACACCTGGATCAGTGGGAAGAATTTCACCTGTGAAGTCAAATTCAACTCTTCCGGCAACACTGTGAAGAAAAGTACCAGGTATTCTGTAG CCCCTGCCAGCGAGTGCTCATATTACATTGTGTGTCTTGCGGCTGTTGCtggtctgctgctgctgttggtgtCTCTGAGCCTCGTCTGGACCCTCTGCCGTTCCACGCTAG GACTCAAGCCCAGGATCTCAGCACCCCCAGCTTCAGAGGAGCACCAG GGTGGAATCTTATACGCTCAGCTGGATTTAGATTCGCGGAATCGCAATGGGCGCACGATGCAGCGATCGGCCAAAGGAAAACGTGTAAAAGCCTGA